The window CGAACGCGACGCTCGAGGGGCTACCCCTGGACGACCCACCGATCGGAGTACGCCGTTCCACAGGTGCAGCGGGCGTAGGCGTGGATCACGTCACCCTCGCCGTACACTCCGCCCACGTCCTCGTTCTGAGCTTCGGCAAAAGCGAATACGAATTGTACCGCGTGGTCGCCTTCATCGGGGTTGTCGGGACAGGTGCCGCCGGCCAGGTCGTCGTCGATAATCCCCTCGTGTTCCATCGCCTGGCGAGCAAAGCCCATCGCGTCCGTGCCGGTGGCGGCGTTGAACGCGTTGCGGCCGCGTTCGCCGTCGACGACGATCAGAACTCCTCCCTCGACGGTCTCGCCGTAGTCGGCGAGTCGGTCGTCGGAGACGTACGATTCCGCCAGAAAGAGCGCGACGTCCTCGAGTCGCTCGCCGGCGAGAAACGCCTCGCGTGCCTCGGTCATGCCGAGCAGTTACACGTCAGGAGGGAAAAAGGACGCGACACCGCGGTCGTTCGACGGAAAGACGCCACTGGCCGGTGCGCGGTAATCAAAAACCCGTCGGTTCCCCGGGTAACGGTTTCCCACCGATCGCCAATCCTGTGGCAGGTAATCGGCAGTACGTTACCAAAACGATCCCTATCAGTCCCCGTGCTGGACGTCGGGTTCGAGCGATCCCGTGTGCGTAGCGGCGTTGAGACGCTCGGCCCACGTGTCGGAGACGACGGGGGCGAGGGCGAAGAACGTGATGACGCTGATGAACGTCAGGAGGGCGATGCTCGAGATGACGGTGACGATAACCGTTGGATCAGTAGTGAGGAAGCTCAGCATGGTGATCGTGGACTATCCGTTTCTACGAAATCTACCCATATGAGCGTTACTTTGTTCGATTATCGTCGTTATTAATTGTGATTGTTGTGTGGTAACGACACTCACTGATAACCTGTCTCGTTCGTCCGCGGTCGGATCGGGGGCCGCGACGCGCCGGGCACCTCGCCCCTGGCGACAGCCGTCGTGATGGTGGCGGCTTACAGCCGATTGACGGCACCGATCGCACTCGAGAGCGGCGGTGCATCGAACAGCTCTCGGCCGATGTAGGCGTTCGCCCCCGCACAGTACATCGACCGGGCGACCTCGAGGACGTCCTCCTCGAGCGAGGCCGGGTCGCGATCACAGAGGGACTTCCAGTCGGCGACGTCCTCGGCTTTGGCCTGTGCCTTCGCGTCCGAGACGGCCTCCACCCACTCCGGCTGGGTGCGCTTGTGATACTGCCGAATGACCTCCTTCGAGAGTTGCGTGCCCTCGTAGCTAAAGCGGTTCTCGTCGAAGGTGCCGACGACGTCGGCCACGCGGATCTCTCCCCGGTAGTATAGACACTCGATCTTGCCGTCCTCGTGGGACAGCCCGGCCTCTTCGGCCCGATCGGTGACCACGCGGTTGACCCCACGAGCGACTTCCTCGAGGTCGTCGATGACGGCTTTCCCGGCGATCGCGTCGGCCTCATCGCGGTCGAGATACCGGTCGCCCTTCTCGTACTTCGTCGAGAACTCGACGATCGGTTCCGCGAGGTCGACGGCCTCCTCGGGCCAGCTCTCGAGGTCGAGGCCGTGGTCGGCGGGGTCGGTTCGTCGACGAAGGCTCGAGCCCACAGGGACGCGGTTTCGGAAGATGATCTCGAGGGGGATCAGGTAGTTCTCGCCCGCCTCGGCGTGGTAGGCGTCGTAGTCGTAGGTGCGCCCCTCGTGTGGCAGGTCGGGCACCTGCGTCAGTTCGATCGCCATCTCGAAGGGTGGACGGGTAGCGTCCGCGAGGGAGCGGACGTCGCCGTCCTCGACGACGCCGCGGTAGTGCGTCGAGATGCCCGCTGCCTCGAGGCGTTCGAAGTTGAACGCGCCCATCGCACAGAGGCTCGCGCCCTTGTCAGGGATCTGGTCGGGCATCTTCCCCCAGTCGAAAACGGAGTACTCGTCGGTGAAGATGAACGCGCCCCGCCCCAGTTCGTCGGCGGTGGCCGCCTCGTCGATCCGGAACTCCTTGACGCTCGTCACGCGAGCCACCTCGAACGCGAACTCGTCGTCGGTGCCGTTGGTGTGGCTGTCACCACAGAGCCGCCATACATATTCGAGAAGCCGTTGTCGCGGCCTAAGAAGGTTGCAGTTTCGCGCTCGTCCGCTCGAGCCCGGATCTCGTCCCCGGCCGTCGTCTCATCGCACCAGTGAGCCCTCTGTGCGGTCTCCGATTCGCTCGGAGGGTGTTCAGTCTCCCGTTCGCCCGGAGTGTGTTCAGTCGGTGAAACCGACCCCTTTCAGCACGTTTTTCCCCTTCTACCCACATCGTCTCCACGATGGACGCCCCGGTGACCGACGACGACCTCGCGTTCGAACACCGTCCCGAGACCGATCAGTCGTTCGAAAACGCTCTCGAGAAGGCTCGAGACGGCATCCGACTGACGGTCGAGGACGGTATCGAGTTGCTCACCACGGGCACCGACCGCGAGGGAATCGATCGTCGCCGGAAGGAACTGGTACTCGAGGCAGCCGACCAGCGCCGACGGGAGGTCGTCGGCGACGAGGTCACCTTCGTCGCAAACCTGAACAACAACGTCACGACGGCGTGTAACGTCGGCTGTCTCTTCTGTAATTTCAAGGACACCGCCCACACCTTCGAGGTCGACTACGACGGCCCCGAGACGGCGGGGTTCACGAAGACGCCAGCCGAATCCCGCGAGATCGTCAGCGACGCCGTCGAACGGGGGATCTACGAGGTCTGTTCGGTTTCGGGCCTGCACCCGGCGTTCGCGCTGGACGACGAACACCGCGAGATCCTCGAGGCCCGCGATCCGAAGGCGGTCAACTACATCCCGCCCGAGCGCTACGAGACCGATCCCGGCACCTACGCCGACCAGCTCGAGGCGATGAGCGTCGACGGCGTGCACGTCCACTCGATGACGCCAGAGGAGGGCTACCACGCCCGCCGAGGCACCGACTGGTCGTACGAGGAGGTGTATCGTCGCCTTCGGGACGCCGGACTCGACACCGTGCCGGGGACGGCCGCCGAAATCCTCGTCGACGAGGTGCGCGACGTCATCTGCCCGGGGAAGATCCGCACAGGCGACTGGCTCGAGGCGATGGAGGCCGCGGCGAACGTCGGTCTGGGGCTGACGGCGACGATCATGTACGGACACGTCGAGAACGAGGCCCACCGCGTGATGCACCTCGAGCGCGTCCGCCGGCTCCAGGAGCGCGTCGACGGCGCGATCACCGAGTTCGTGCCGCTCTCGTTCGTCCACCAGCACACGCCCCTGTACGAACACGGGGTCGTCTCCGGCGGTGCCAGCCAGGACGAGGACGAACTCATGATCGCTGTCTCGCGGCTCTTTCTCGACAACGTCAATCACGTCCAGTCATCGTGGGTCAAGTACGGCGACGAAGGCGGGCTGAAGATGCTCACCTGCGGGGCCGACGACTTCATGGGGACGATCCTCTCCGAGGAGATCACGACTCGCGCGGGCGGCGAACACGGCGAGTTCCGCTCGTTCGCCGACTACGTCGAGTTGATCACCTCAATCGGCCGGGTGCCGGTCGAACGCTCGACCGATTACGAAACCCGGCGGGTGATCGATCCCGACGACCCGCCGTTTGGGCCACAACTCGGGCCGAAAGCCGACGGGACGCCCCTGCTCGAGGCTGACGTGGGGAAACGGTCACCCGCCGCGGACGACTGACACCGCGGACGACTGATAGGGACTCTCGTAACAATGCACTGCCGAGCGCTCGCCACGGAGTCGGCACTTTACGGTACGTGTCTCCAACAGTCCCAATGACGGGTCTCGAGTTCGCCAGCGCGAAGGCCACCAGGAGCCCGCCGCCAGCGTCACCACGATTTTTGTCGTTCCCGTCCGTCGTTCGCGTATGAATCACCTCCGTCCCGCAGCCGACGAGCGCTGGCACCTCCCGAAACACGCCCACATCGTCGTCTACGAGCGAGGCACCGACGAGCGGGGTCTGCTCACGATTTACGACTGTGGGGCCGCCCAGAAACCGCCGTCGGCACAGCTACTCGGCCAGCTCGAGAGCGTCGACGCCCGGGCGCAAATCGAGTCGATCCCGACGGGACGGGTCGTCAGCATGCGCGAGCGATCGGTGCTCGAGCGCCGCGAGGGTGATCGGTTCGTCATCCGGTGAGCCTGATCTCGACCGGCTCTGTCGACTCAGGAACTGTCCCATACTCCACGTCGACGTTACAACGGTAAACCTCGGGGCTCGACCTAGAGGCGGTTCACGGCGACTCGTGGAGCGTTACGTCAACAGCACCCGCAGATACCTCGACAGTCATCATCGTTGCCGTCCCATCGGCTGGGCCGACGCCCGTCGCACTCCCCGGGTTCAACACCCGAACACCGTCGTGATACTCGTCTTCGACTTCGTGGCTGTGGCCGCCGATACCGACGACTTCGTCGTCCGCGTCAGCTCTCGCCCGTGCCGTATCGGCGACGGCGTCGAGCCAGTCGTCGCGGTCGAAGACGACGCCCTCCGAACTCGACACCGCCCGCTCGACGAAGTTGATTATCCCGTGTGAAACGACGAACGTCACACCGCTGACCGTGACCGACGCAACTGCCGGAAGATCGATACCGACCGGGTCGGCGTTTCCGTAGACCGCCGTGAGGTCGTCGGCGAGTTCTCGCACGTTCGCGAGCGCCTGATTCGAACCGAAGTCCCCTGCGTGAACGACGTGGTCGGCCTCCTGGACGTGCTCGCGGAACTGATTGGGCAACTGCTCAGCTTGATCAGGAACGTGCGTGTCGGAGAGAATAGCGATTTCCATAATCCCGGGTTGTTCCATCGTAGTAAATATGTACTGGGTGTGTCATTTCCCCATCATTTTTCGTGTTCAGCAGCCTGTTTGCGACAGCGATCGATGCATCGGTTACTGCTCCGCTACCTGCTTCCACTGTTCTCCTCACGAAGATCGCTTCCCTATCATTCTCGAGGAGCCGCCAGTGTCGCCGTACCGAATCCACCTCGAGCGCCGACCGGCGTCCGTTTCCGAATCGACACCGCACCGCCTCGAGCACGCCGACGTCGAACCGCACGTTTCTTATCACCCCTCGCCTACCACTCGAGTGAATGCACACGGTCCTGCTCACGGGGGCTGGAGGACGCGTCGGCGACGCGATCCTCGACGAACTCGCCGACGACTACGAGTGGCGGTTGCTCGACCGGGATCCGCTGACGGGCGACCTCCCGGGGGAGACTGTCGTGGCCGACATCACCGACGAGACGGCCGTCCGGGAGGCCATGGAGGGAATCGACACGGTGATCCACCTCGCGGGTGACCCGCGTCCGGAAGCCCCCTGGGACAGCGTCCTCCGCAACAACATCGACGGCACGCAGACGGTGTTCGAGGCGGCGGTCGACGCCGGTGTCGAGAACGTCGTCTTCGCCTCCTCGAACCACGCCGTCGGGGCCTACGAGACCGAAGCTCGGCGACCCGACCTCTACCGGGAACACGACGAGTTTCGACTCGACGGCTCGGAACTCCCCCGGCCCGGCAACCTCTACGGTGTTTCGAAAGCCGCCGGCGAGACCCTGGGTCGGTACTACTACGACGAGTACGGCCTCTCGGTCTGCTGTGTCCGCATCGGGAACCTGACGAAAGGCCATCCGCCCATCGATTACGAACGCGGACAGGCGATGTGGCTCTCCTATCGCGACTGTGCGCACCTCGTCGATTGCGCGATCCAGGCTGACTACGATTACGAAATCGTCTACGGTATCTCCGACAACGACCGCAAGTACTACTCCATCGACCGCGCTCGCGAGGTGCTCGGCTACGAGCCACAGGACAATTCGGCGGCCCACGAGTAGCCTCGAGGCGACGCTCCCTGCCTCCTTGCCTTCCTCCCTGCTTTCTTCGCTCCCTCCTTCCCAACCCCCATCCACGTCGAGGCGCCGCAAGAGATGGATTTAAGCGAGTCGCCCGACGACTGCCCGCTATGAGCACTGCAACGAAGGTCGTCGTCAGTACGATCGCCGTCTCCGCACTCTTGGCACTGCTGCTTATCGCCCAGTCGATCGTCGCCGCCTGATGTTCGAGGAGCGTTCGCTCTCGCCGGCCGTCGACGCCGTCCGAGCGGAACACGCCCCAGAGACGCTGGTGTTCGACGTCGACCGGGACTTCGAGACCGTGCCGCCGGCACAGGCCGAGTCGCTCGGGTTGTTCGTCGAGTCACTCGAGCCAGCCAGATATCCGTCGGCCTGGCTCCCCGCGGACGCACCCCACCTGTTGGCTCGCTACGCTGGCTCCGACTTTACCATCGGCATGCCCGGCGACGGCAGCGTCGTCTGGACGCGCCAGACCAGCCCGCCCGTCCTGCTGGTCAAGGCTCGTGTCCAGGGTGCCCCCGAGTCGTTCATCGACTTTCTGCTGGCGGAAGCGCTGGTGCAGGTCGGCCTCGAGGTTCCCGAACACTTCCTGGGCTTTTTCGAAGACTCGTACCGCGACCTCGACGCGGCGGTGCCGCTCGACCCCAACGCGACCTACCAGATCGCTGCCGCGCTGTACGACGGCTGGGTGGGCCTCCAGACCGGCCCGATCTTTGCCGGCTGGGACGACGACCATCCCGAGCTGGCCGCAGCGTGGCACGACGCCGGGAGTCGCCTCGAGGGGCGGCTCTCGGGCCTTCCCGGGGCGGTCGCTCGCGGGGAGACGGACTTCGCCGATGCGACCGAACTGGCGTGTGCGGCGATCAAGCACGCCTCCGACCACGATTACGACAACGGCCACGATCAGCCGCTCGAGCTACCGGCCCCGTTCGCCGCCCTCCAGACCGGGGCCTATCGCGATCACGGCCCTGCCTACGCGATTCGCTGGGCCGAAAAGACGTTCCGGGCGCTCGAGGATACCGATTCGTCGGGTTCGTAGCCGATTAGACGCTCAGAACGCTGTCGTCACGTTGCCTGCTTCGTCCAGGTCGACGATTCCGTCGAACAGCGCTCTGAACTGCTCGACGATCTCGTCGTCGTGTACTTCTTCCGAGAGGTGAAAGAGGCCGATCGCGTCGTGTGCCTCGAGCAAGTTTACCAGCCGTTCGACCGTCTCGAGTGCGGCCCGCTCGCCGGCGTAGTAGGCGAGTTCGGTGACCGAATCGAAGCTAACTCGCACCTTCCCGTCGTTGGTCTCG of the Natronosalvus vescus genome contains:
- a CDS encoding DUF5807 family protein → MTEAREAFLAGERLEDVALFLAESYVSDDRLADYGETVEGGVLIVVDGERGRNAFNAATGTDAMGFARQAMEHEGIIDDDLAGGTCPDNPDEGDHAVQFVFAFAEAQNEDVGGVYGEGDVIHAYARCTCGTAYSDRWVVQG
- the cofH gene encoding 7,8-didemethyl-8-hydroxy-5-deazariboflavin synthase subunit CofH produces the protein MDAPVTDDDLAFEHRPETDQSFENALEKARDGIRLTVEDGIELLTTGTDREGIDRRRKELVLEAADQRRREVVGDEVTFVANLNNNVTTACNVGCLFCNFKDTAHTFEVDYDGPETAGFTKTPAESREIVSDAVERGIYEVCSVSGLHPAFALDDEHREILEARDPKAVNYIPPERYETDPGTYADQLEAMSVDGVHVHSMTPEEGYHARRGTDWSYEEVYRRLRDAGLDTVPGTAAEILVDEVRDVICPGKIRTGDWLEAMEAAANVGLGLTATIMYGHVENEAHRVMHLERVRRLQERVDGAITEFVPLSFVHQHTPLYEHGVVSGGASQDEDELMIAVSRLFLDNVNHVQSSWVKYGDEGGLKMLTCGADDFMGTILSEEITTRAGGEHGEFRSFADYVELITSIGRVPVERSTDYETRRVIDPDDPPFGPQLGPKADGTPLLEADVGKRSPAADD
- a CDS encoding metallophosphoesterase family protein; the encoded protein is MEIAILSDTHVPDQAEQLPNQFREHVQEADHVVHAGDFGSNQALANVRELADDLTAVYGNADPVGIDLPAVASVTVSGVTFVVSHGIINFVERAVSSSEGVVFDRDDWLDAVADTARARADADDEVVGIGGHSHEVEDEYHDGVRVLNPGSATGVGPADGTATMMTVEVSAGAVDVTLHESP
- a CDS encoding phosphoribosylaminoimidazolesuccinocarboxamide synthase; translation: MTSVKEFRIDEAATADELGRGAFIFTDEYSVFDWGKMPDQIPDKGASLCAMGAFNFERLEAAGISTHYRGVVEDGDVRSLADATRPPFEMAIELTQVPDLPHEGRTYDYDAYHAEAGENYLIPLEIIFRNRVPVGSSLRRRTDPADHGLDLESWPEEAVDLAEPIVEFSTKYEKGDRYLDRDEADAIAGKAVIDDLEEVARGVNRVVTDRAEEAGLSHEDGKIECLYYRGEIRVADVVGTFDENRFSYEGTQLSKEVIRQYHKRTQPEWVEAVSDAKAQAKAEDVADWKSLCDRDPASLEEDVLEVARSMYCAGANAYIGRELFDAPPLSSAIGAVNRL
- a CDS encoding DUF7089 family protein, which codes for MFEERSLSPAVDAVRAEHAPETLVFDVDRDFETVPPAQAESLGLFVESLEPARYPSAWLPADAPHLLARYAGSDFTIGMPGDGSVVWTRQTSPPVLLVKARVQGAPESFIDFLLAEALVQVGLEVPEHFLGFFEDSYRDLDAAVPLDPNATYQIAAALYDGWVGLQTGPIFAGWDDDHPELAAAWHDAGSRLEGRLSGLPGAVARGETDFADATELACAAIKHASDHDYDNGHDQPLELPAPFAALQTGAYRDHGPAYAIRWAEKTFRALEDTDSSGS
- the azf gene encoding NAD-dependent glucose-6-phosphate dehydrogenase Azf, which translates into the protein MHTVLLTGAGGRVGDAILDELADDYEWRLLDRDPLTGDLPGETVVADITDETAVREAMEGIDTVIHLAGDPRPEAPWDSVLRNNIDGTQTVFEAAVDAGVENVVFASSNHAVGAYETEARRPDLYREHDEFRLDGSELPRPGNLYGVSKAAGETLGRYYYDEYGLSVCCVRIGNLTKGHPPIDYERGQAMWLSYRDCAHLVDCAIQADYDYEIVYGISDNDRKYYSIDRAREVLGYEPQDNSAAHE